CTGAGCGACGTAATGATGGTTTCCGTCTATTTGAATCCGACAGAGGGCGTTGGGCGGCAAGAGCCCTTTGTTTTTGAAGTGACGGATCTTGCTCGTAGCCTCTTGCTGGAAGCCGTCAAGCTGAAGGAAACTGCCGTCGCAAACACAAGGTCTTGTCTAGTGCAAGAACTTCTGCTCGAAGAGATCACGAATCTGGAAGAGAAACATCTCGTGCTCTCGTTCCCGTCAGATATGAGGCTGGAAGGCCTATGCCGTGGCTTCTTGGAAGCTCCAACGCCTAACGATCATATTAATGATTGGGCCGGGAAGCTCGGGATGAGCCGCAGAGCCTTCACGCGTTTTTTCCGCCGAGAGACTGGCGTAAGCTTTCTGAAATGGCGCCAACAGGCGATAGTGTTTTCAAGCTTACCCCGTCTTTCAGCGGGGCAGTCGCTGACATCTGTCGCGCTCGAAGCGGGCTACGGGAATATTGGCGCCTTCACCACCATGTTCCGTCGGGTCATGGGTCTTCCCCCAAAACAGTATGCCGAAAAGGGCAGGTCCTTTGCTAAGCGCTGACCACGTCAAACACGCAGGCTAAGGGTCCGGCGATGGACGTAATGTGGGTTTTGCGAAAGACGGATCCTCATTCGGCGAAAGGGTGCAAGATGTAGCGGGCCTAATGTTTTTTGTAGGGCAACGAGGTTCGTCAAGAAGCACAGCGTTTCGCCGCCGCCACAAGCTCAACGATGCTGAGCCAGAAAAACTCATAACCAGTTGGGCGATGTCAGGATATCGCTAGAGGCTGTCCGTTCCTCAATATCGGCCGCCGCGCAAGTCCTTTAAACTTCTCCAGAACGCCTGGTAAATGTAGGACAATAGCGACGAGGCCGTGCGGATATGAACAAAGCGGATGTAAATCCCCCCTACGATGTCTTCAGTGTAACTGTAAAAAAAGCCACGTTGATAACCCCACTCTTGAAGCGCATAACGGTGGATGCGCAGAACGTGTCGGGGCTGCGACCAGATTTGCCCGGTCAATACATAAAAGTCTTCGTTCGAGACTCCGATGGGTTCCGGCACGCTGGGCGCGCTTATACTGTTAGGCGATTCAATCCGAGGACGAGTGAACTTGAACTCGACTTCGTCTTGCACGGCGAAGAGGGCAACATATCCAGGTGGGCGTCCCGAGCAGAATCAGGCGATATATTGGAAATAAGCAGGCCGAACGCGCGGAGCGGAATCTCAATTAATCCGGAAATCAGGAACTACTTCCTTTTCGCCGACGAGACCGGTTTGCCAGCTGTTTCGGCCATCGTGGAGGCGCTTCCTACAACAGCGGAAGCGCGAGTGTTCATTGAGATCGCGAATGCTGAAGAGATGCAGTCCGTTAGCGCAGAGGCGGCAATTTCAGTGCGCTGGCTCTGCCGCGAGCTCGGCGAGATACTGGTTGATGCTGCTAAGGATCTATCCATCCCATCGGGTTCCCTGGTTTGGGTGGCGGCAGAATCAGGCCAGGTTTCGGCGATCAGGACCGAGCTAAAAAAACAACAATCGCTTGAAACCTGCGCGGTTCATGCGAGCGGGTATTGGAAGAAGGGCGTGGCGGATCATCGCGAACCTGACTGATCTATGCTGCATTGGTGCAAATCGCGGTCGTGACGATAGTGCGCGAGCGCTGCAGCACCTTTCCAAGCCCGCCGAGGAGGGGCAGCGGAGTAGTGTCGTAGACGTAGCAAGTGGCACCCGAATTTACAGAGCAGGGGCGGGCACTAACATAGCCGGGCAACCGTCCGGGTGCTTACCGCCTAGTCGATGTTGCCGTTTCAACTTGAAAGCGTCGCGATCCCGAGCCGGCTAAAACCTCTGGGAACGCCGGATGCGAGGAAGTGACCCACCGGGCGATCAAGTTTCGACTGGCCTGTCGTCGCCAACCCATGAAGATGATGACTCGCTCGACGTCGACCTGAAGGCGGCAGGTTACCTGCGCGCCCACGCCTGTTGCACCGCACTGACGCTGCCCATCGGCAACGCCGGATCGATCGTCGTGATAAGCGTTGACGTAAGTCGGAACTCGCGCATTTGCCCGTCGGCAGAATCCAGTGATGGTCATCGGGTGGGCCCGCGCATAAGCTTAAGCATGCAGATCCTGTTCTTGACGGATTAGCGACATAAGTCGGCATTATATCGAAAACCCGTTCTCCGTTCCAGAGTTAGATGGCTGGACCTCAGGAAATCAAAAGATGGGTCCATGACAGATTCGAAATTGGAGCTGGCCCGCAGGAATTCTGCGATCAACCCCGATGCTGATATGCAGTTGCGAGACAGTAAGCGCGCTACGCGGCTTTCCTTCTTCATTTCAGGCTTCGCGCTGGCGTGCTGGGCACCGATGGTGCCATACGCGCAAAGCCGCATTGACGCAGATTCTGCGACCCTGGGATCGGTGCTTCTGTGCCTTGGCCTTGGCGCGGTCGTGGGCATGCCGACTGCAGGTATAGTCTCCAACAAGGTAGGAAGCAGGCCAGTCTTGATTGCCGGGGCTGTGGGTCTAGCCACGGTGCTGCCGTTCATGGCGGCGATGGCGAACCCGATAATCCTCGCAATTGCACTTCTGCTGTTTGGTTGCTCAATTGACGCGATTGATGTCGCCACCAATATGCATGGAGCCGAAGTTCAAAATCTTGCAGGCGTGCCCCTGATGTCAGGGTTTCACGGCGTCTACAGTATTGGCGGGCTGGTCGGGGCGGCAGGAATGACTTTCCTTATCGCGGTCGGGCCCGGCGTCCTCGCCGCTTCCGCCGTGGCATCATTGGTTATGATCATTTGTATTGTTTGCGCGGTACCCGGATTTCTTAAAACGAAGCCAGCTTCCGACGGGGCGATTTTTGCGGTTCCCAGAGGAAGGGTGCTCGCGGTCGGTTTGCTTTTGATGGTCATCTTCCTAGCGGAAGGTGCGATGCTCGACTGGGGAGCCATTTTGCTGACCTCCAAGAAATTGGAAGTTTCATTTTCGGGCAGCGGCTATGCTCTCTTTGCAATCGCGATGACCGTTAGTAGATTTGTGGGGGACAAGGCGGTTGAACGCCTCGGCGAGTCCATGATGCTCGTCGTCGGCATTTCAGTGGCTGCTTTGGGTATAATCTTCGCCGCCTACGCCGAGACTGTCTCTGTGACTTTGGCAGCCATCACCATCGCAGGGCTGGCCGCGGGAAATATCGTCCCGATCCTGTTCTCGCTCGCTGCGGTACAGCGATCGATGCCGGCCCCCCAAGCAATCGCCGCGACGGGAACGCTTGGTTATGCTGGAATTTTGATCGGACCCGCACTCATCGGTCACGCCGCCGAGGTCATTGGGCTTCCAAATGCAATTGCTGGCGTTGGCATATTAGCAATCGTCGCCCTGCTTCTCATTCCAGCGATCTCATTTCGTGAATCGACCATTGCCTCCGCGCATTGAGTGATCTGATTATCCTCAGTCCTTTGCCGCGTTGGAATTGCACGGCAAAGGACCGACATTGGATCAGACTATATGGCTGGATTCGTCGATGAGGAACAACCTCTGGTGCGGCTGCTTCGCAGTGCCGACGACAGCGAAGCGGATGAGCGCGACAACAGCGACCGGCTGACCAAGATTGCCGAAAGCTTGGGATGCCGCCCTCCCAATCCGCCCATGAGAAATCTCACTTTTGATTATCGACAGGGCTTTGCGCTACGGGAAAGTTGGTCATCGAAAGCCAGTCGTATCACGCGGAAGGCAGGTCCGATCGCGCAACGTCTTCGAATATCGGCGTGGCGCCCGACAACCGTTGACACGGCGCCAATTTAGGGTCTCTTGGTGCTTGAAAGCTTCTCTTTCTGGGGCGCTCTTGAGCGCCCCAGAAGCTCAGGATTTAGCCGAGACGCTCAGCAAGGGCTTCGGCGAGCGGCACGGCAGAAGCCGGACTCTGACCCGTCATCAGGACGCCATCGATGACGACGTTCGGTTCCCAGTTCGCCTTGCTCTGGTAGTCGGCACCGCGGTTCTTGAGTTCGTCCTCGAGCGAGAACAGCAGGTGGTGGAGCAGTTCGATTTCGGTGTCTTCGGCGTTCTTGAAGCCGGTGAGGGTTATGCCCTTCACTAGGTACTGCCCATCGTCCTTTTTGATGTCGCGCAGGATCGCCGGCGCATGGCACACCATGGCGATCGGACGACCCACCTTGTGAAAGTCACGGATCAGCTTGATGGCGAAGGAGTCGGAGGCGAGATCCCACAGCAGGCCGTAACCACCGGGGAAGAAGACAGCGTCGAACGTGCTGTAGTCGATGTTGCGCAGCTTGCGGGTATTACGAGCAGCAAAGATCGCGACCGGATCGGCCAGGAAGCGGTCTGTATATTCGGTGGTAAACGGCGCCTTCATGCTGAGAAGGTCGATCGGAGCTTCGCCGCCTCGGGGAGAGGCGAACACGACCTCATGGCCGGCTTCGGTCAAAATATAGTAGGGCGCGGCGAGTTCATGAAACCACGTGCCGGTCTGCTTGCCGCTGATGCCCATTTCGTCAACCGAGGACATGACGAGGAGGATGCGCTTTTGCTTGTTGCCAGTGCTCATAGGAGCTTCCTTTCGGTTCGGTAATTGTTCTGTCTATCTAGCGATAGATAGGTGGCGATTGCTTAGCTGCTCCTTCCGCGACTTGCAAGACATATCTACCGATAGATAGGCAAATTTTGTTCGCGTTGCTTTCCGGGTTGGATTAGCCTATCTACTGATAGATCGAGAACGGCATCTAAAAGGCTATAAGAAATGAGCGAAACAACAGATGCGATAATGGACGCCGCGGAGGAGCGGATTCGCCGGGCAGGCTACAGTGGCTTTAGCTTTCGCGAGATTGCTGTCGACGTAGGCGTGAAGAGCGCCAGCGTTCACTATCATTTTCCGACTAAGGAGAAGCTCGCGGCAGCAGTCGCCCGCCGATACACGGATCGTTTTCTAGCAGCCGTCGACCACCAAATCGCCGGCGGCGACGATATCGTCGAAGCTTGGCGGCAAGTCTTTCGCGTTGCTCTACATCGCGACGGGAGAATGTGCCTGTGCGGCGCGTTGGGGGCGACGTCGCAAGATTTGGCCGGTGAAGTCAGGGAGGAAGTGAAAAGGTTCTTCCTGCTCGGAATCGACAAACTAATGGAGGCAGGATTGTCTCAAAACAGCGCGCTGCAGGTGCTCGCCACCCTCGAAGGCGCAATGCTGACGGCGAATGTTCTCGAAGACCCCTCCATGTTTGACAACGGTACCGCCGCCCTTGCCTAAACTGCCGGCCTTTCGGGAAGGGCGGCCACCTTATGCCCCTTGAATGACCGATTGGCATTGCACCGCCTCGTAAGCAGTTGCCATTCCGGCGCAATGGCGCGTCCGGCAACGCTGCGGAGCATTCGCGAGATAGCGAATCCAGAGAAGCCTAATAGTCGTTATCCAAGGCGTTGCCGTAACGCTTGCTGATACCAGGTTTCCCGGTGCGCGAAGAGCCAATCAGTTTGCGCGTAGCCCCTGCGATGTAAACAAGTGGACCCTTCTTATGTCGGGGGCGACCATGACCGTCTGGCCGGGTTGAAGATCGATCCGGTCGCGCAGCACGAGGTTTACGTCTGCCGGGCCGATCTTCGCCAGCACATGTGTTTCGGACCCGGTCGGCTCGACCACGACCACGCTGGCGGGGACACCATGCTCGCCAATCGTCAGATGTTCCGGACGGACACCGTAGACCGCCGCTGTCCCGCCTTGATAGCCATCGGGTAGTGGAAGCGCTACCCCGCCATGGGTGACAAACTGCCCATTGGCGATCGCCCCCTCGAAGAGGTTCATCGCAGGCGAGCCGATGAAGGTGGCGACGAAGGTGTTGGCGGGCCGGTCGTAAAGTTCCAACGGTTTACCGATCTGCTCGACGTTGCCGCCGCGCATGACGACGATCCGGTCGGCCATCGTCATCGCCTCTATCTGATCGTGGGTGACGTAGACCGTGGTGGTTTTCAGACGCTGATGCAGATCTTTGATCTCGGCGCGCATCGTGACGCGGAGCTTGGCGTCGAGGTTCGACAGCGGCTCGTCAAACAGGTAGACCTGCGGCTGGCGGACGATCGCTCGTCCCATTGCCACGCGCTGCCGTTGGCCACCGGAAAGCTGCTTCGGCAGGCGATCGAGCAGCGGCCCGAGCGCCAGGATGTCGGCCGCTTCGCGCACGCTCTTTTCGATCGTGGCTCTGTCCTCCTGACCCTTCAGCTTAAGCGCGAAGCCCATGTTTTCCGCGACGGTCATGTGCGGATAAAGGGCATAGTTTTGGAAGACCATGGCGATGTCACGCTCCTTCGGGGCCACGTCGTTGACGAGGCGGCCACCGATGCGGATCTCGCCGCCGCTGATGTCCTCAAGTCCCGCAAGCATGCGCAACAGGGTCGACTTGCCGCAGCCGGAAGGGCCGACGAGGGTGACGAACTCACCATCTTCGATGTTCATGGAGATATCATGAATCACCGGAACGGCGCCGTATTGTTTGCGAACCTGATCCATCGAGACGGATGCCATGAAATTTCTCCTTTTAAGTCTCTGCTAGAGCTTGAGCTGCCAGATCTTTGCGGCGGCGACGTTGCCTTTGGGCGCGCTGAGGTAGGCGGAACGAACGCCTGCAAATCCGGGCAAACGCTTGGTCCCCGTCCAGCGACCGTTATCGGCAAAGACCTCGATCGACCCCATGTCGAGAAATATGCGAAACGTCGAGGGCGTTGCTCCGGCTGCGATGTAGCGGGGCAGCAATTTGCCGTCGGGAACGTCGTAGACGATGCTCAGGCCCTCCGGATCGAGCCGGACACCGAGCTCGACGTCGGGATGGTCGAATTCGAGATCGAAGGCGGCGCCGGGGGCGGCGAGATCGATCACGATCTCAACCGCTCCGCTGGCGAGTTCCACCTTGTCTCCGGAAAGCAGTCGGCGCTTGTCGATCAAATCTT
The sequence above is drawn from the Sinorhizobium chiapasense genome and encodes:
- a CDS encoding AraC family transcriptional regulator, with translation MDYDRTISASNTTLEMLGDGDEALGDQRVMFRSHRYPSAHAVTRHLHSRIQLVCVFAGVVLVETDGRRLMTPPGHGFVLPAGLPHSQIVLSDVMMVSVYLNPTEGVGRQEPFVFEVTDLARSLLLEAVKLKETAVANTRSCLVQELLLEEITNLEEKHLVLSFPSDMRLEGLCRGFLEAPTPNDHINDWAGKLGMSRRAFTRFFRRETGVSFLKWRQQAIVFSSLPRLSAGQSLTSVALEAGYGNIGAFTTMFRRVMGLPPKQYAEKGRSFAKR
- a CDS encoding siderophore-interacting protein, with product MNKADVNPPYDVFSVTVKKATLITPLLKRITVDAQNVSGLRPDLPGQYIKVFVRDSDGFRHAGRAYTVRRFNPRTSELELDFVLHGEEGNISRWASRAESGDILEISRPNARSGISINPEIRNYFLFADETGLPAVSAIVEALPTTAEARVFIEIANAEEMQSVSAEAAISVRWLCRELGEILVDAAKDLSIPSGSLVWVAAESGQVSAIRTELKKQQSLETCAVHASGYWKKGVADHREPD
- a CDS encoding MFS transporter yields the protein MTDSKLELARRNSAINPDADMQLRDSKRATRLSFFISGFALACWAPMVPYAQSRIDADSATLGSVLLCLGLGAVVGMPTAGIVSNKVGSRPVLIAGAVGLATVLPFMAAMANPIILAIALLLFGCSIDAIDVATNMHGAEVQNLAGVPLMSGFHGVYSIGGLVGAAGMTFLIAVGPGVLAASAVASLVMIICIVCAVPGFLKTKPASDGAIFAVPRGRVLAVGLLLMVIFLAEGAMLDWGAILLTSKKLEVSFSGSGYALFAIAMTVSRFVGDKAVERLGESMMLVVGISVAALGIIFAAYAETVSVTLAAITIAGLAAGNIVPILFSLAAVQRSMPAPQAIAATGTLGYAGILIGPALIGHAAEVIGLPNAIAGVGILAIVALLLIPAISFRESTIASAH
- a CDS encoding type 1 glutamine amidotransferase domain-containing protein, with translation MSTGNKQKRILLVMSSVDEMGISGKQTGTWFHELAAPYYILTEAGHEVVFASPRGGEAPIDLLSMKAPFTTEYTDRFLADPVAIFAARNTRKLRNIDYSTFDAVFFPGGYGLLWDLASDSFAIKLIRDFHKVGRPIAMVCHAPAILRDIKKDDGQYLVKGITLTGFKNAEDTEIELLHHLLFSLEDELKNRGADYQSKANWEPNVVIDGVLMTGQSPASAVPLAEALAERLG
- a CDS encoding TetR/AcrR family transcriptional regulator, coding for MSETTDAIMDAAEERIRRAGYSGFSFREIAVDVGVKSASVHYHFPTKEKLAAAVARRYTDRFLAAVDHQIAGGDDIVEAWRQVFRVALHRDGRMCLCGALGATSQDLAGEVREEVKRFFLLGIDKLMEAGLSQNSALQVLATLEGAMLTANVLEDPSMFDNGTAALA
- a CDS encoding ABC transporter ATP-binding protein, giving the protein MASVSMDQVRKQYGAVPVIHDISMNIEDGEFVTLVGPSGCGKSTLLRMLAGLEDISGGEIRIGGRLVNDVAPKERDIAMVFQNYALYPHMTVAENMGFALKLKGQEDRATIEKSVREAADILALGPLLDRLPKQLSGGQRQRVAMGRAIVRQPQVYLFDEPLSNLDAKLRVTMRAEIKDLHQRLKTTTVYVTHDQIEAMTMADRIVVMRGGNVEQIGKPLELYDRPANTFVATFIGSPAMNLFEGAIANGQFVTHGGVALPLPDGYQGGTAAVYGVRPEHLTIGEHGVPASVVVVEPTGSETHVLAKIGPADVNLVLRDRIDLQPGQTVMVAPDIRRVHLFTSQGLRAN